The Pleuronectes platessa chromosome 11, fPlePla1.1, whole genome shotgun sequence genome includes a window with the following:
- the grhl3 gene encoding grainyhead-like protein 3 homolog codes for MTKETETLGLVFQSENFNYNQYTNCNMDSWSYPDTLEQNHSKPRLHPGDDLAALTMLYEQCKSQKDQKIVAGTRGNNIHKMIERSPANANELVSLDVSANVMKLLSENSHPQESLGSKHHASLPVSVPTTSDTYTTLTSVVSDTYDKQELNIIFDSLLQKWPESGAFPDHSSEALPYSEPFPEDTSSPVYSGSYTGSPAPERFRSGFQFSLGAPSASGYKSNELPMVYLNKGQFYPITLQGVDGSACLTSTKVKTVVMAVFENDKSPEMQLRFWNHWHARQPTVKQRVIDIADYKEVFSGISNIEEVAFNALSFVWNPSEEAKVFIGINSLSTDFSSQKGVKGLPLNLQIDTYDFSSGTNQLLHRAACQVKIFCDKGAERKMRDEDRKRSKRRGAANGKSQVSSSMGSECTFFRTLDDHVTQPVLFIPEAHLSSLQRMAVPMDESDRNSMKRLYPDREQSSSPPSKQARKEDPQRVLLYVRAGEEEVFDALMLSSPTVSGLQEAISEKYGVQKDTIGKIYKKCKRGIYVNMDDNIIEHYTNQSAFLIEMSEVVSGQFQVTLVEV; via the exons ATGACCAAAGAGACTGA GACTCTGGGACTAGTTTTTCAGAGCGAGAACTTCAACTACAACCAATACACAAACTGCAACATGGACTCCTGGTCCTACCCGGACACCCTCGAGCAGAACCACTCCAAACCCAGACTCCACCCTGGGGACGACCTGGCAGCCTTAACCATGCTGTACGAGCAGTGCAAG AGCCAGAAAGATCAGAAGATTGTCGCCGGCACCCGCGGCAATAACATCCACAAAATGATCGAGAG GTCCCCGGCAAACGCCAATGAGCTCGTCTCGCTGGACGTGTCCGCCAACGTCATGAAGCTCCTGTCTGAGAACAGCCACCCTCAGGAAAGTCTGGGATCCAAGCACCACGCCTCCCTGCCCGTCTCCGTGCCCACCACCTCGGACACCTACACCACTTTGACCAGCGTGGTGTCCGACACCTACGACAAACAGGAGCTCAACATCATCTTCGACTCCCTGCTGCAGAAGTGGCCCGAGTCCGGGGCCTTCCCCGACCACAGCAGCGAG GCTCTTCCCTACAGCGAGCCCTTCCCCGAGGACACCTCCAGCCCCGTCTACTCCGGCTCCTACACCGGCTCCCCTGCGCCGGAGAGATTCAGGAGCGGGTTCCAGTTCTCCCTGGGAGCTCCCTCGGCTTCTGGTTACAAATCCAACGAGTTGCCCATGGTCTACCTGAACAAGGGACAGTTCTACCCCATCACCCTGCAGGGAGTGGACGGCAGTGCTTGCCTCACATCCACCAAAGTCAAG ACGGTCGTGATGGCTGTGTTTGAGAACGACAAGAGCCCAGAGATGCAGCTCCGCTTCTGGAACCACTGGCACGCCCGGCAACCCACCGTCAAGCAGAGGGTCATTGACATTG cagACTACAAAGAAGTGTTCAGCGGCATCAGCAACATAGAGGAGGTGGCTTTCAACGCGCTCTCCTTCGTGTGGAACCCCAGTGAGGAAGCCAAG gtcTTCATCGGCATCAACTCCCTGAGCACGGACTTCTCCTCTCAGAAGGGAGTGAAGGGCCTCCCCCTGAACCTGCAGATCGACACCTACGACTTCAGCTCGGGAACCAACCAGCTCCTGCACAGGGCCGCCTGCCAGGTCAAGATCTTCTGTGATAAG ggtgcagagaggaagatgCGCGACGAGGATAGgaagaggagcaagaggagaggagccgcCAACG GCAAATCTCAAGTGAGCAGCTCCATGGGCAGTGAGTGCACCTTCTTCCGGACACTGGACGACCACGTCACCCAGCCGGTTCTCTTCATCCCAGAAGCACACCTCTCCAGTTTACAGCGCATG GCCGTTCCCATGGACGAGAGTGATAG gAATTCTATGAAGAGGCTGTACCCcgacagagagcagagcagctctCCACCCAGCAAGCAGGCCCGCAAAGAGGACCCTCAGAGAG TTCTGTTGTACGTGagggcaggagaggaggaggtgtttgACGCCCTCATGCTCAGCTCGCCCACAGTGTCGGGCCTACAAGAAGCT atCTCAGAAAAGTACGGCGTGCAAAAAGACACCATTGGCAAAATCTACAAAAAATGCAAGAGAGG GATTTACGTCAACATGGACGACAACATCATCGAACACTACACCAACCAGTCGGCCTTCCTCATCGAGATGTCGGAGGTGGTGTCCGGTCAGTTCCAGGTCACCCTCGTCGAAGTATGA
- the cldn23l gene encoding claudin-23 — protein MHTPASMVMGIVFSPLGLVLVFTAAITPQWREGQARLGMTGPGSFLRPGVKGQGTGVKPVEFLLLMRSDGLWESCLQVEHSELKQCWPVAGAYQRDPRVRLAQGLILTSLFLCGTGIVLACIGVRCWTDLPLRGIAATGGLLVGMAGLLSLTALGVYTHNLGKLGLTAPGPGLNHHRSPLLILRPAGSLYFGWLGSCLQVLGGSALLFGFKKPRCPTCPSCPEVPVCPACRSFPDITDKGETDVYEVTY, from the coding sequence ATGCACACTCCTGCCTCAATGGTGATGGGGATCGTGTTCTCCCCTCTGGGACTTGTTCTTGTCTTCACCGCTGCCATCACCCCCCAGTGGAGAGAGGGACAAGCGCGTCTCGGAATGACGGGACCGGGGTCCTTTCTTCGACCTGGCGTCAAAGGTCAAGGGACTGGGGTCAAGCCGGTGGAGTTTCTGCTCCTGATGCGTTCTGACGGCCTGTGGGAGAGCTGCCTGCAGGTGGAGCACTCTGAGCTGAAGCAGTGCTGGCCTGTGGCGGGTGCGTACCAGAGGGACCCCCGGGTTCGCCTGGCCCAAGGTCTGATCCTGACCTCCTTGTTCCTGTGCGGCACTGGTATTGTCCTGGCCTGCATCGGGGTCCGCTGCTGGACAGATCTGCCTCTGAGGGGCATCGCAGCCACAGGTGGGCTCCTGGTGGGGATGGCCGGCCTGCTGAGCCTCACCGCCCTCGGGGTGTACACACACAACCTCGGGAAGCTGGGGCTGACGGCGCCGGGCCCGGGGCTCAATCACCACCGGTCGCCCCTCCTCATCCTGCGTCCAGCCGGCTCGCTCTACTTTGGGTGGCTGGGGTCGTGTCTGCAGGTGCTGGGGGGCAGCGCTCTGCTGTTCGGCTTCAAGAAACCAAGATGTCCGACCTGCCCGTCTTGCCCGGAGGTGCCCGTGTGCCCCGCGTGCCGCTCATTTCCAGACATCACCGACAAGGGAGAGACAGATGTTTATGAAGTCACCTATTAA